A window of the Streptomyces albireticuli genome harbors these coding sequences:
- a CDS encoding TetR/AcrR family transcriptional regulator — translation MPGGSRAGRPRPSVWLAGAGTAAPKRKAEGGDGTALDRERIVAATVRLLDAEGLAKFSMRRLAADLGVTAMSVYWYVDTKDDLLELALDEICAELSTPDLADEGADWRDQLRGLATEYRDLLLAHPWASQLLGRYLNIGPRSMTFAESTLAVMARSGVAPEKRAGSLAALFQFIYGFCTIEALHEERSRASGVSMDEYFRQVTELVADRPEFTENYGNAGELLRDGGDDAVSTMRKQTFDIALETVIAGMEALRDRAEPTAAGDA, via the coding sequence ATGCCGGGTGGGAGTCGGGCGGGGCGGCCGCGTCCCAGTGTGTGGCTGGCCGGGGCCGGGACCGCGGCTCCCAAGCGCAAGGCGGAGGGCGGCGACGGGACCGCGCTCGACCGGGAGCGCATCGTCGCGGCCACGGTGCGGCTGCTCGACGCCGAGGGGCTCGCGAAGTTCTCGATGCGGCGGCTGGCCGCCGATCTCGGGGTGACCGCCATGTCGGTCTACTGGTACGTCGACACCAAGGACGACCTCCTGGAGCTCGCGCTCGACGAGATCTGCGCGGAGCTCTCCACCCCGGACCTCGCCGACGAGGGCGCCGACTGGCGCGACCAGCTCCGCGGGCTCGCCACGGAGTACCGGGACCTGCTGCTCGCGCACCCCTGGGCGAGCCAGCTGCTGGGCCGGTACCTCAACATCGGCCCGCGCTCGATGACGTTCGCCGAGTCCACCCTCGCCGTGATGGCGCGCAGCGGGGTCGCCCCGGAGAAGCGGGCGGGGTCGCTCGCCGCCCTCTTCCAGTTCATCTACGGCTTCTGCACCATCGAGGCGCTCCACGAGGAGCGCTCCCGGGCCTCCGGCGTCTCCATGGACGAGTACTTCCGGCAGGTCACGGAGCTGGTCGCGGACCGGCCCGAGTTCACCGAGAACTACGGGAACGCGGGCGAGCTGCTCCGTGACGGTGGCGACGACGCCGTCAGCACGATGCGGAAGCAGACCTTCGACATCGCCCTGGAGACGGTGATCGCCGGGATGGAGGCCCTCCGGGACCGGGCGGAGCCCACGGCGGCCGGGGACGCGTGA
- a CDS encoding MFS transporter, translating into MTATTADTPDATAEIPPRRNPTRWVILGVICLAQLTVLLDNTVLNVAIPSLTADLRASTSDVQWMLNAYSLVQAGLLLTAGNAADRYGRKKMLMTGLALFGIGSLAAGLSESTGQLIAARAGMGVGGALLMTTTLAVIMQVFDADERAKAIGLWGAVSSLGFAAGPLVGGTLLNHFWWGAIFLVNLPVAALGLLAVARLVPESKNPSGDRPDLLGALLSTVGMTGVTFAIISGPEHGWTSARVLFSAGVGVLVLAAFALWEQRIPHPMLDMHFFRDSRFVGAVSGSVLVAFGMGGSLFLLAQHLQLVLGYDPLETGLRMSPLALMIVLLNLTGVGARLLPKVGTPVSIAGGMTLLAAGLAAVAVLGADGYGGMLLGLVLMGSGIALSMPAMATAIMSAIPPEKAGVGAGVNGTLQESGNGLGVAVLGAVLNSRFAALLPAAAVGAGSLPEALSLARTDADRSAVADAFASGVQSSQLVGAGAVLVGGVLAAVLLWRAERKVVRG; encoded by the coding sequence ATGACCGCGACGACCGCGGACACACCCGACGCCACGGCGGAGATCCCGCCGCGGCGCAATCCCACCCGCTGGGTGATCCTCGGAGTGATCTGCCTCGCCCAGCTCACCGTGCTGCTCGACAACACGGTGCTGAACGTCGCGATCCCCTCCCTCACGGCCGACCTGCGGGCGTCCACCTCCGACGTGCAGTGGATGCTCAACGCCTATTCGCTGGTCCAGGCGGGCCTGCTGCTCACCGCCGGCAACGCCGCCGACCGCTACGGGCGCAAGAAGATGCTGATGACCGGCCTCGCGCTGTTCGGCATCGGCTCGCTCGCCGCGGGGCTCTCGGAGAGCACCGGGCAGCTGATCGCCGCCCGCGCGGGCATGGGCGTCGGCGGCGCGCTGCTGATGACCACCACGCTCGCCGTGATCATGCAGGTGTTCGACGCGGACGAGCGCGCCAAGGCCATCGGTCTGTGGGGCGCGGTGAGCTCCCTGGGCTTCGCCGCGGGCCCGCTCGTCGGCGGCACGCTGCTCAACCACTTCTGGTGGGGCGCGATCTTCCTGGTCAACCTGCCGGTGGCCGCGCTCGGTCTGCTCGCCGTGGCCCGGCTCGTACCGGAGTCGAAGAACCCCAGCGGTGACCGCCCGGACCTGCTCGGCGCCCTGCTGTCCACCGTCGGCATGACGGGCGTGACGTTCGCGATCATCTCCGGGCCCGAGCACGGGTGGACGTCCGCCCGGGTGCTCTTCTCGGCCGGGGTGGGCGTGCTGGTCCTCGCCGCCTTCGCGCTGTGGGAGCAGCGGATCCCGCACCCGATGCTGGACATGCACTTCTTCCGCGACAGCCGCTTCGTGGGCGCGGTCTCCGGCTCCGTCCTGGTGGCCTTCGGCATGGGCGGCTCGCTCTTCCTGCTCGCCCAGCACCTCCAGCTCGTCCTCGGCTACGACCCGCTGGAGACCGGGCTGCGGATGTCGCCGCTGGCGCTGATGATCGTCCTGCTCAACCTCACGGGTGTCGGCGCCCGGCTGCTGCCGAAGGTGGGCACGCCCGTCTCGATCGCGGGCGGCATGACGCTGCTGGCCGCCGGGCTCGCGGCCGTCGCGGTGCTGGGCGCGGACGGCTACGGCGGGATGCTGCTCGGCCTGGTGCTCATGGGCTCCGGCATCGCGCTCTCGATGCCCGCCATGGCCACCGCGATCATGTCGGCCATCCCGCCGGAGAAGGCGGGCGTGGGCGCGGGCGTGAACGGCACGCTCCAGGAGTCCGGCAACGGCCTGGGCGTCGCGGTGCTCGGCGCCGTCCTCAACTCCCGCTTCGCGGCGCTGCTGCCCGCGGCGGCGGTGGGCGCGGGGTCCCTGCCGGAGGCGCTCTCGCTGGCGCGGACGGACGCGGACCGGTCGGCGGTCGCGGACGCGTTCGCCTCCGGCGTGCAGTCGAGTCAGCTGGTGGGGGCGGGGGCGGTGCTGGTGGGGGGTGTGCTTGCCGCGGTGCTGTTGTGGCGGGCGGAGCGGAAGGTTGTACGGGGTTGA
- a CDS encoding response regulator transcription factor — MTATARTAPPRDRLSRDHPTHGDLPHRDLPHGGERAVRVLVVDDEAPLAELLCLALRYEGWDVRTAADGEGAVRAARDFRPDAVVLDVAPPDMDGLTVLGRLRRDHPGVPVLFLTAGDAGPGRVAGLTAGGDDHVAKPFGLEEVVARLRGLLRRSRAATPREGSVLTVGDLVLDEDGREVSRGGAEIRLTATEFELLRFLMRNPRRVLSKSQILDRVWSYDFGGRANVVELYISYLRRKIDAGREPMIHTRRGAGYLIRPAG, encoded by the coding sequence ATGACCGCCACCGCCCGCACCGCACCGCCGCGCGACCGCCTGTCGCGCGACCATCCGACGCACGGCGACCTGCCGCACCGGGACCTGCCGCACGGCGGCGAGCGCGCCGTGCGCGTCCTGGTCGTCGACGACGAGGCGCCGCTCGCCGAGCTGCTGTGCCTGGCCCTGCGCTACGAGGGCTGGGACGTGCGGACGGCGGCCGACGGCGAGGGCGCGGTCCGCGCCGCCCGGGACTTCCGGCCGGACGCCGTCGTCCTGGACGTGGCGCCGCCCGACATGGACGGGCTGACCGTCCTCGGCCGGCTGCGCCGCGACCACCCCGGCGTGCCGGTCCTCTTCCTCACGGCCGGGGACGCGGGTCCCGGCCGCGTCGCCGGGCTCACCGCGGGCGGCGACGACCACGTCGCCAAGCCGTTCGGCCTGGAGGAGGTCGTCGCCCGGCTGCGCGGGCTGCTGCGCCGCTCGCGCGCCGCCACGCCGCGCGAGGGCTCCGTCCTGACCGTCGGTGACCTGGTGCTGGACGAGGACGGCCGCGAGGTCTCCCGCGGCGGTGCGGAGATCCGGCTGACCGCCACCGAGTTCGAGCTGCTGCGCTTCCTGATGCGCAACCCGCGCCGGGTGCTGAGCAAGTCCCAGATCCTCGACCGCGTCTGGTCCTACGACTTCGGCGGCCGGGCCAACGTCGTCGAGCTCTACATCTCCTATCTGCGGCGGAAGATCGACGCCGGGCGCGAGCCGATGATCCACACCCGGCGCGGCGCCGGCTACCTCATCAGGCCCGCCGGATAA
- a CDS encoding TIGR03620 family F420-dependent LLM class oxidoreductase encodes MALTTDLGTIGIWSTAFRSDEPDLPGEAREAAAELEELGYGTLWIGGSPRLDQAARLLEATRRVTVGTSIASIWNEEAAEVAAGYAALTPERRERLVLGLGASHGHLAKDYARPYSAMKDYLTALDEAPVPLPAGRRMLAALGPKMVRLAGERAAGALPYLVNAEHTARARELLGEGPVLAPELKVVLDADLSRARETAREYLSFYLPMPNYANNLLRLGFTEEDFAGNGSDRLLDEVFALGDAEAIAGRVKEFLAAGADHVAVQVVVPGVLTKRAALPRAEWRALAEALPLGG; translated from the coding sequence ATGGCACTCACCACAGACCTCGGCACGATCGGCATCTGGAGCACGGCATTCCGGTCGGACGAACCCGACCTGCCCGGCGAAGCCCGCGAAGCGGCGGCCGAATTGGAGGAACTCGGCTACGGCACGCTCTGGATCGGCGGCAGCCCCCGTCTCGACCAGGCCGCCCGGCTGCTGGAGGCGACCCGGCGGGTGACCGTCGGCACCAGCATCGCCAGCATCTGGAACGAGGAGGCGGCCGAGGTCGCCGCCGGGTACGCGGCGCTCACCCCGGAGCGGCGGGAGCGGCTGGTCCTCGGGCTCGGGGCCAGCCACGGCCACCTGGCCAAGGACTACGCGCGCCCGTACTCCGCGATGAAGGACTACCTGACGGCCCTGGACGAGGCACCCGTGCCGCTGCCGGCCGGGCGGCGCATGCTGGCCGCGCTCGGCCCGAAGATGGTCCGGCTCGCCGGCGAGCGGGCGGCCGGGGCACTGCCGTACCTGGTCAACGCCGAGCACACCGCGCGGGCCCGCGAGCTCCTCGGCGAGGGCCCCGTGCTGGCCCCGGAGCTGAAGGTCGTCCTCGACGCCGACCTGTCCCGCGCCCGCGAGACGGCGCGCGAGTACCTGTCCTTCTATCTGCCGATGCCCAACTACGCCAACAACCTCCTGCGGCTCGGCTTCACCGAGGAGGACTTCGCGGGCAACGGCAGCGACCGGCTGCTCGACGAGGTCTTCGCCCTCGGTGACGCGGAGGCGATAGCGGGCCGGGTGAAGGAGTTCCTGGCGGCCGGCGCCGACCACGTCGCCGTCCAGGTCGTGGTGCCCGGGGTGCTGACGAAGCGCGCCGCCCTGCCCCGCGCCGAATGGCGGGCGCTCGCGGAGGCGCTGCCCCTCGGTGGCTGA
- a CDS encoding SSI family serine proteinase inhibitor, translated as MSVSRLPRHARLPRPARFALAALALAPALLAAPAAASALPLPLPGTEHGDHLVVTVTDSGSWSGTHHLYCHPDGGTYRNAKEACAQLDRQTHWGRDLFAAVPKDSVCTMIYGGPQRARVTGTWVGRRVNAEFNRKNGCEIERWNRFSGLLEGPKSTTKS; from the coding sequence ATGTCCGTGTCCCGTCTCCCCCGCCACGCCCGTCTCCCGCGTCCCGCCCGGTTCGCCCTCGCCGCGCTCGCCCTGGCCCCCGCGCTGCTCGCCGCCCCCGCCGCCGCGAGCGCCCTGCCGCTGCCGCTGCCCGGCACCGAGCACGGCGACCACCTCGTCGTCACGGTCACCGACAGCGGCTCCTGGAGCGGCACGCACCACCTCTACTGCCACCCCGACGGCGGTACGTACCGCAACGCCAAGGAGGCGTGCGCGCAGCTCGACCGCCAGACGCACTGGGGCAGGGACCTTTTCGCGGCCGTCCCCAAGGACAGCGTCTGCACGATGATCTACGGCGGGCCGCAGCGGGCGCGGGTCACCGGAACGTGGGTCGGCCGGCGGGTGAACGCCGAGTTCAACCGGAAGAACGGCTGCGAGATCGAGCGCTGGAACCGCTTCTCCGGCCTCCTCGAAGGCCCGAAGAGCACCACCAAGAGCTGA